The Palaemon carinicauda isolate YSFRI2023 chromosome 38, ASM3689809v2, whole genome shotgun sequence genomic interval TGATTTTTCAACATCTTATATAGAAATGTACTggtaatacagtaaaaaaaaaaacaaataacccTGGTAAAAAATGCATTTgtgtaaatacatttattttataatgattctCAACTTGATGgcaatttagataattattgttcaCAATTATTGGTCTGAGGTAATAGAGTCTGAATATTCTTATTTACTTTTCAGATTCAAGAAGAGTCAGGAGAATGGAATGGAAATTAGTTGGGTTATGTCAGAAACTGACAGGATGACTCTTTGGAAAAATCGTCTAGCCAAGCAGAGGCATGTACAGGAAGAAAAGATAAAAGATGAAGTGTATGGTGATTTGCCACGAACACTTGATCCAGACGAAGCTGACAAACTGAAAAATTTGGCCGTGATACAGGAAACTACTTTTGCCTCTCTTCCATATCCAGAAGACTGTTATGGTGACCGTGTAGAATCGTTAGCTAATCTTTTTGTATGCATTTGTAAAAAACTTGGTATGTTTTTCTACAAAATAGAAGACTTTGGTGAAATATGTAAAAATGATCAGTCTTTATTGCTCAAAAATGGTATTGGTATGTCTATCTATCTTCATGGTGCATATATGTATGATTATGAGAATGAAACATGGCCAGCTGAAAGTAACAAAGAAGCTTTCAAGATACCAAAAGTGACTATGCACACACTCAAAAAATTTACCGTTTACCCAGATGCCTTTGATGCCATCATGAAATTTTACAAGAAGTACGGTAAGGAACTTAAAGATGAAATTATTCTAGTTTTAATGTGTATAATTGCATTCTTTCAACCTGATGACCCACAGTTTCGTTGTCCAAGTAAAATACAAGATATTCAAGTGACATATTTAGAGCACCTCAGGCATTATTTGATAGCAAAAGAAGGTGATACTGGTGTGAAAGTAACATTCCCAAAACTGTTAGTTGGGCTTGCAGATATCAGAGAGATTTTAGAGTTTCACAGTAGAGTGGACATCAAACCAACTATTAATCATCAGCAGATTGTTACACAGTCGTCTTTGAAAAATCAAATGACAGCATTGCATGATATCTTTGCCAAAGGTTCTCAGGGTTTCTTCCCCGAGTTTTCTTCTGTATTGAGTTCATCTGAGAGGCAGCATCCCATCTGGAAACGCGGTGAGAGACCCCTCAGTAGAAGGCACCGCCAAAGGTCAGGTGCAATGGTGCGTGCTGGTGATCAGTTttatcatccacagacaaatcaAGTATTTGGTTCTGATCCTAGAACTGATATGATTATTACAAATCCAATGGATCAGATTGACCAATTTATCAAGAAGCATAAGCTGTCTATTGCACAAGTGAGTGAAGTGGCAGACTATAATAGTTGTAGTGCAGTGCaaccaaaatatttcaagagcagttatGACAGAAGTTCCTCAAGGTTTGGTAATGAGAGAGAGTATCCACAGCCAGAAGCCTCAACAGCAAGACAATTGCAGCTCATGCCTCATAACAGCGGCTGGGAAAATCGTGCCTCATCTCCTCCTACAGACAAGAAAAGGGCAGTTGAGTTTCTGTGTGACGTGTTAAAACATATTTCCTGCTCTAGCGATGATGATGACCTCCTCCAATCATTGAGACAGAATTTACCCCCGCAGCTTTTGGATAATCTTGCTCAAAAGCTGTCTCCTGTCTAGCAATAAATTTATGTCAATTTTAGCCTTTTATGGCatttacaaatttttatatatgtaatactgtatgtatatataaacagtgtgtgtacataatatatgtactgtttgtatatattatatatatgcacatatcaatagtatgtgtatatttatattcatatatacactcacattgtAGTAGTACTATATGTATGTACGAGTGTGACTGATAAACTACCCACAGTCCAGATATGAGGGTGAAGATCTTACTAGATGAAACCCTTAGATTTTATAGTTTCATAgtacagtataagaaaagtaattttaattttgttgtaaAATGAAAATGATCTCATTTAGCTTTTGTAGAATGagtgaaattttataaataactaAGTTGATGAAAAATATTCGTCAGGACAATGTTTTTGAGTTCAGCATTTGAGtgagaagaaattgaattttggACTTGCACATTTGCAATCATTCTTTGgaaagaatatgaagaaaaaaatgaaatatcaatagaTAATGTTTACCTTTTAAATTAAATTCTTGAAATGTTGAGGTAATGCTGTAAAGTGCTGCAGATTATGGATCTTCGAAGCATCAGAGTCAGTGTTTACTTTTACATAGTGTAAAGGTTAAAATACAGtctaaagaaaaatagattttattttgtatCTTAGAGCATAGCAAGCATGGTTCAAATTTAGATTCGTTGAGCATTTAAGGTCTTCACTGTGGGTCCTGATGTACAATTGAAGTGGGTctgactgaatttgaattgtcttaTTTAGTATGACTTGGCATGGCAACACCAGTGGTTCTGGCCACCTATATCCTTGTATTAATTGAGGGTCAGTAtgttatacagtatgtatttatataagtacatgtatgtaATTATCTAGACATGTaggtgtactgtacatatattatttgACACAAGAAAAGTTACAGTGTGATGTataaatgtaatgttgatatatttgtatatgcatgcatgtatacatgtaatGCCACAAAGATAGTTTTGTTGACATTTATCACTTTTACTATATTGTAATTGATTTGATTGATGGGCTTAACACATCAGACTGGGGACATAGCTAC includes:
- the LOC137630632 gene encoding uncharacterized protein, with product MSKDHYYQLPRNSSASSTCSSDGLSLPSFPSTSIWYNAHGHSPVGINIYPHPSSAPDDPGPCYNYEQEHCDTKNMQNGRECWTDGLHQSNLQKTFDGQYWSEESTQRGFDPPCTVTGGPVEYEPSRHSLQLLSSEVVPQHEVTVGGGGGVVGRGSSSGSSSMYIMESSSQDEYDDRLTNTSVISSEEYYPHSNSSAEMAMCSKKKTSDLVVSDDPKKNQKKLKKDPKEKVKEEKKCGVCGDAARSMHFGGMACDSCKAFFRRSVQSGAYRNFQCPENEQCPISKQNRKVCQYCRFKKSQENGMEISWVMSETDRMTLWKNRLAKQRHVQEEKIKDEVYGDLPRTLDPDEADKLKNLAVIQETTFASLPYPEDCYGDRVESLANLFVCICKKLGMFFYKIEDFGEICKNDQSLLLKNGIGMSIYLHGAYMYDYENETWPAESNKEAFKIPKVTMHTLKKFTVYPDAFDAIMKFYKKYGKELKDEIILVLMCIIAFFQPDDPQFRCPSKIQDIQVTYLEHLRHYLIAKEGDTGVKVTFPKLLVGLADIREILEFHSRVDIKPTINHQQIVTQSSLKNQMTALHDIFAKGSQGFFPEFSSVLSSSERQHPIWKRGERPLSRRHRQRSGAMVRAGDQFYHPQTNQVFGSDPRTDMIITNPMDQIDQFIKKHKLSIAQVSEVADYNSCSAVQPKYFKSSYDRSSSRFGNEREYPQPEASTARQLQLMPHNSGWENRASSPPTDKKRAVEFLCDVLKHISCSSDDDDLLQSLRQNLPPQLLDNLAQKLSPV